In Sphingobacterium zeae, one genomic interval encodes:
- a CDS encoding FAD-dependent oxidoreductase: MTRDGINRSFWQSAESPNLSSDFIDLAFDTIIVGAGITGVTLAKELQDRGIKCLLLDKENPGFGTTGGTTAHINNFYDASYNEIIDNFGETAAQQLLLSTFDTVDYIRNNIIRNRIGCDFSVCDFFLFSAEKEQNEQLDQIYAAHQQIGLKTSRVNSIPFNVPFKKAIRIEGQAQFHPIKYIDGLLSAYINGGGALLTNQIIEDYDNDENKISIKTKDKRIFTAKNLVWATHTPPGKNRFNFLLAPYRSYVVVLKLSEGSPKAGQAADLYDPYHYFRYHHAEDGQYLIVGGFDHKTGDEKDTERHFDDLKQWADEHFDYDELVAQWSSQYYVSADGLPYIGRMPDERNVYIATGYGGNGMTFGSMASLIIPDLIEDKETPLSKLLSPARVKPIASAKSVVSEGVNVVKHFVMDKLSPETIKELDDISKDEGKVVRFEDKALAAYRDREGTLFCLNSVCPHMGCTVAWNPSEHTWDCPCHGSRFDVNGNMLNGPATKGLSKVDLHF, from the coding sequence ATGACACGAGACGGAATCAATAGAAGTTTTTGGCAAAGCGCTGAATCCCCCAACCTTTCATCGGACTTCATCGATCTAGCCTTTGACACCATTATCGTTGGAGCAGGAATTACCGGCGTTACTTTAGCAAAGGAATTACAAGATAGGGGTATTAAGTGCCTGCTTTTAGACAAGGAAAATCCCGGATTCGGTACCACGGGCGGAACTACTGCACATATCAATAATTTTTACGATGCTTCCTATAATGAGATTATCGATAATTTTGGAGAAACAGCAGCGCAACAGCTGCTTCTCAGTACATTTGATACCGTAGATTACATCAGAAATAATATTATTAGAAATAGAATCGGCTGCGATTTTTCTGTATGCGATTTTTTTCTGTTCAGCGCAGAGAAAGAACAAAACGAGCAACTTGATCAAATTTATGCAGCCCATCAACAAATTGGATTGAAGACATCTCGGGTAAATTCGATCCCCTTTAACGTACCTTTTAAAAAAGCGATTCGCATCGAAGGACAAGCCCAATTTCATCCGATTAAATATATTGACGGGTTATTGTCCGCCTATATCAACGGAGGTGGTGCCCTCCTGACCAATCAAATTATTGAGGATTATGACAATGATGAAAACAAAATCAGCATAAAAACAAAGGATAAAAGAATCTTTACTGCCAAAAATTTGGTTTGGGCAACGCATACACCACCAGGAAAAAATAGATTTAATTTTCTATTAGCGCCTTACCGAAGCTATGTCGTGGTGCTGAAACTTTCCGAAGGTTCACCTAAAGCCGGGCAGGCTGCTGATTTGTATGATCCTTATCATTACTTTAGATACCATCATGCTGAGGACGGGCAATATTTAATCGTTGGTGGGTTCGACCACAAAACTGGAGATGAAAAGGATACGGAGAGACATTTTGATGACCTGAAACAATGGGCTGATGAGCATTTTGATTATGATGAATTGGTTGCGCAATGGTCGTCACAGTATTATGTTTCAGCAGACGGTTTACCTTATATCGGAAGAATGCCAGATGAGCGCAATGTTTACATCGCTACGGGTTACGGCGGCAATGGAATGACTTTCGGCTCAATGGCATCTTTGATCATTCCCGATTTGATCGAAGATAAGGAAACCCCTTTATCCAAATTGCTGTCGCCTGCCCGGGTGAAACCGATCGCAAGTGCTAAAAGTGTGGTCTCTGAAGGGGTGAATGTGGTCAAGCATTTTGTTATGGACAAGCTTTCGCCAGAGACAATAAAAGAGCTAGATGACATTTCCAAAGATGAAGGGAAAGTTGTACGTTTTGAAGATAAGGCATTGGCAGCCTATAGGGATAGGGAGGGTACATTATTTTGTTTAAATTCAGTGTGTCCACATATGGGGTGTACGGTAGCCTGGAATCCTTCAGAGCATACATGGGACTGTCCGTGTCATGGATCCAGGTTTGATGTCAACGGCAACATGTTGAATGGGCCTGCGACCAAAGGTCTATCTAAAGTCGATCTACATTTTTAA
- a CDS encoding AAA family ATPase — MNLYIITGGPGVGKTTLVDYLHTKGFLIVPESARAIIRDQVGKNGDGVPWKNKYIYAQLMFKESLQAYNQIFNVTCDKTVFFDRGLADTLCYMKMENIPITDDQIKTVKDTIYNRKVFILPPWAEIYETDMERKQSWEESVNTYRNMKETYINLGYEVITVPIGSVESRYDFVLNHL; from the coding sequence ATGAACCTATATATTATCACAGGTGGCCCCGGTGTTGGCAAAACAACATTAGTTGACTATCTTCATACAAAGGGATTTTTAATTGTTCCTGAATCTGCTCGAGCCATCATTAGAGATCAAGTGGGTAAAAATGGTGATGGTGTCCCCTGGAAAAACAAATATATCTATGCACAACTGATGTTTAAGGAATCGCTACAAGCTTATAATCAAATTTTTAATGTTACTTGCGATAAAACCGTCTTTTTTGATCGTGGATTGGCAGATACGTTGTGCTACATGAAAATGGAAAATATACCTATAACTGATGACCAAATTAAAACTGTAAAGGATACAATTTATAATAGAAAGGTTTTCATATTACCACCATGGGCTGAAATTTATGAAACCGATATGGAGCGAAAGCAAAGCTGGGAAGAGTCCGTTAATACCTATCGTAATATGAAAGAAACGTATATAAATCTGGGATATGAGGTAATCACTGTACCGATCGGTTCTGTCGAGAGCAGATATGATTTTGTTTTAAATCATTTATAA
- a CDS encoding DUF6766 family protein produces the protein MKNKKQSFFYRNSLSIVFIALFFLAFGAQAFFGWREHNDELKELGGQEIGFFAYLETGHFFSATCENFQSEFLQMALYVMLTISLRQVGSAESKDPEKPEQVDRMPDPGREGAPGPVRKGGWRLTLYQHSLSIAFIILFMLSWAGHLYGSFNDANLQESLRGRAEKSLIDFIAEPQFWFETFQNWQSEFLSVASIVLLTIFLRQKGSPESKPVDAAHTETGKG, from the coding sequence ATGAAGAATAAAAAACAGAGTTTTTTCTACAGGAACAGCCTGTCCATCGTTTTTATTGCTTTATTTTTTTTAGCGTTCGGCGCCCAAGCTTTTTTTGGATGGAGAGAGCATAACGACGAGTTAAAAGAATTGGGAGGCCAAGAAATTGGATTTTTTGCTTATTTGGAAACTGGTCATTTTTTCTCAGCAACATGTGAGAATTTCCAAAGTGAATTTTTACAGATGGCACTTTATGTGATGCTTACGATTTCACTTCGACAGGTGGGATCAGCGGAATCAAAAGATCCAGAAAAACCTGAACAAGTCGATCGGATGCCCGACCCGGGACGTGAAGGGGCACCTGGTCCAGTAAGAAAAGGTGGTTGGCGTTTAACGCTTTACCAGCATTCCCTTTCAATTGCCTTTATAATCCTATTCATGTTGAGTTGGGCCGGTCATCTGTACGGTAGTTTTAACGACGCTAATCTTCAGGAATCCCTTCGTGGCAGAGCTGAAAAAAGTTTAATTGATTTTATCGCAGAGCCGCAGTTCTGGTTTGAAACTTTTCAAAACTGGCAAAGTGAATTCTTATCGGTTGCATCTATTGTATTGTTGACGATCTTTCTTCGTCAAAAGGGATCGCCAGAATCAAAGCCAGTAGATGCTGCGCATACGGAAACGGGTAAAGGTTAA
- a CDS encoding TlpA disulfide reductase family protein, whose amino-acid sequence MKIKIILIQIVLLCPFLGFAQKEKKEHYIIHGQIDSMPQGKQYVYLSSIVRDQEFHTDSVLMKDGKFTFRGRVDEPCMVNIYINVPGRKYPATMKLFLENAKINLRATWDKSAHEYVKNLKITGSKVHEENEDLFDGAMKRSGRDKIREAYLEAEKRRDTAQMQALTSANRSALELYTKEINDWIAANPHSFATLRYKSMIIPPDEAGLDKFEAELGQMDSVLRSSFLARTIYADINEQRSRLKIAPGTMAIDFVQPDKDGKLVRLSDYRGKYVFVDFWASWCVPCRAENPHVVKAYNDFHKKGLEVLSVSVDDKREAWLKAVEQDQLPWTQVSDLKGWENSASRSYLIKAIPANFLIDPSGKIIASGLRGDNLHKELERVFGNIK is encoded by the coding sequence ATGAAAATAAAGATAATATTAATCCAGATCGTACTTTTGTGCCCCTTTTTGGGTTTTGCTCAAAAGGAAAAAAAAGAGCATTATATCATTCATGGTCAAATTGATAGTATGCCTCAGGGAAAGCAATATGTTTATCTTTCCTCCATAGTCAGAGATCAGGAGTTCCATACCGATTCAGTACTGATGAAGGACGGAAAGTTTACATTCAGAGGCAGGGTAGACGAGCCTTGTATGGTAAATATTTACATCAATGTACCGGGACGGAAATATCCGGCTACGATGAAATTATTTTTAGAGAATGCTAAGATTAACTTGCGTGCAACTTGGGACAAGTCTGCTCATGAATATGTGAAAAATTTAAAAATTACCGGTTCTAAGGTACATGAAGAAAATGAGGATCTGTTTGATGGAGCTATGAAACGATCCGGAAGAGACAAAATTAGGGAAGCTTATTTGGAAGCCGAAAAACGGCGTGATACCGCTCAGATGCAAGCTTTAACAAGTGCAAATAGGAGCGCGCTGGAACTTTATACAAAAGAGATCAACGATTGGATAGCGGCAAATCCGCACAGTTTTGCGACGCTGCGATACAAGAGCATGATTATTCCTCCGGATGAAGCTGGATTGGATAAGTTTGAAGCTGAACTGGGCCAAATGGATTCGGTTCTCCGTTCATCTTTCCTTGCACGGACCATCTACGCCGACATTAATGAACAACGTAGCCGTCTGAAAATAGCTCCGGGAACCATGGCCATTGATTTCGTACAGCCTGACAAAGATGGAAAGCTCGTACGCCTTTCCGATTACCGAGGAAAGTACGTATTTGTTGATTTTTGGGCAAGTTGGTGTGTACCATGTCGCGCCGAAAATCCACATGTTGTAAAAGCATACAATGATTTTCATAAAAAGGGCTTGGAGGTGTTGTCTGTTTCTGTTGATGATAAGCGAGAAGCGTGGCTAAAAGCGGTAGAACAAGACCAGCTCCCTTGGACGCAAGTTTCGGATTTAAAAGGCTGGGAGAATTCTGCCAGTCGATCGTATTTGATCAAGGCAATACCCGCGAACTTCTTGATCGATCCTTCTGGGAAAATAATAGCATCCGGGCTTCGAGGTGACAATCTTCATAAAGAACTGGAGCGTGTATTCGGAAACATCAAATAA
- a CDS encoding SDR family oxidoreductase: MMIKDQTNYENSVLPQWIKNKNILITGGTTGIGRATALLLASMGNHVFICGHHQRQLEDTLEDFNKITCTGSLNGIVVDLATEDGIKALFQEFDRMYDQLDVLINNAAVAYQSVNEGTYSDQAYLLRINVLAYLSCSQAALYRMEPHGSGHIVNVGSMSADVREAQSSVYVCSKGGIQAFTESLRKEVNPKGIQVSLIEPGSVGTDMQPYPPEEQREKIGAMEMLYAEDIARSIAFIVSQPLRCSVVSMQVKPLLQII, encoded by the coding sequence ATGATGATAAAAGATCAAACAAATTATGAAAATTCTGTCCTGCCACAATGGATAAAGAATAAAAATATATTAATAACCGGTGGTACGACAGGTATTGGACGTGCAACGGCATTATTGCTTGCTTCAATGGGAAATCATGTTTTCATATGCGGTCATCACCAACGCCAGTTGGAGGACACGCTGGAAGATTTCAATAAGATTACATGTACTGGCTCGTTAAACGGCATTGTTGTGGACTTGGCTACAGAAGATGGAATAAAGGCTCTCTTTCAGGAGTTTGACCGTATGTATGATCAGTTGGATGTATTGATAAACAATGCCGCCGTCGCTTATCAATCGGTTAACGAGGGAACCTATTCAGACCAGGCCTATTTATTACGTATTAATGTTCTTGCCTATCTGAGCTGTTCACAAGCGGCCCTGTACAGGATGGAACCCCACGGATCAGGGCATATCGTTAATGTAGGCTCGATGAGTGCAGATGTCCGAGAGGCACAGAGTTCCGTTTATGTCTGTTCAAAAGGCGGTATTCAAGCATTTACCGAATCTTTGCGCAAAGAAGTTAATCCGAAGGGTATACAGGTTTCCCTTATTGAACCGGGATCAGTTGGAACCGATATGCAGCCTTATCCACCCGAAGAGCAGCGTGAAAAAATCGGAGCGATGGAAATGTTATATGCCGAAGACATAGCTCGATCTATCGCCTTTATCGTATCACAGCCACTCCGCTGTTCGGTCGTCAGTATGCAAGTTAAACCATTGTTACAAATTATATGA
- a CDS encoding M16 family metallopeptidase, which produces MNRKFKTIAFISLLFITTGIQAQVGKYVWKDSTEGGYTYKYVTNDPIRTRFYTLKNGLTVILSVNNKQPRIQTYIATKAGSKTDPKDHTGLAHYLEHMLFKGTDKFGSLDWSKEKPLLDQVDNLYEKYNHTTDANERAAIYKEIDRVSGEASKYAIPNEYDKLMSSMGSKGTNAFTSFEQTVYVEDIPNNVLDKYLTVQAERFRNPILRLFHTELESVYEEKNISLDNDNRKSIETIFAAMFPKNNYGKQTVLGSVEHLKNPSLKAIREYYNTYYVPNNMGVIMSGDFNPTEVVQRIDKAFSSMKPKAVPAYTFDKEQAITSPITRTVMGPTAEYLLLGFRFPGAADPDAQILNLMANVLTNGSAGLIDLNLVKSQKLLGAGAFPYVLKDYSMLILQGNPSSGQSLDDVKSLLLSELDKLRKGQFSDDLLTSIVNNEKKAQIKLFDNYTSTAEQLMSGFTSEVDWAKELGYTDRLSKITKEDIIRFANKYLSDVNYVAVYKQKGQDSKVDKVVKPTITPITVNRNVESAFLKQINAMPEQDIKPKWIDFSKDMSTAKLKDLEVLAVQNKNNELFSLTYHFDFGSWDNKLLGLAVGYLEFLGTKDKSSEDFSKAFYKLASDFSVSSGNEESSVSVSGLNSNFAATVDLLQDLMHNCVVDEQAFKSYIERVKKSRANAKENKAAIMEGLKAYARYGGKNPFNYTYTDQELDELKASDLVAVLHNLANAKHRILYYGPHRVTDLVKNLKPLKHHDLPYYAIKKGMKFAEKPTSDNKVLFAQYAMKQAEVFWIRNSGLFDKNQIPTVAFFNGYFGGGMGSIVFQTLRESKALAYTTYAYYGQSQKKENHGMVGAYIGTQSDKFKDAVGGMNELLNELPESKIGVESIRTNLLKSLASERISGAGILSSYLAAQRRGLTEDSRKIIFEKLPQLTFSDLKSFHIENISRKPYVYCIVGDEKDLNGDMMSGLGNVKKLTLDEIFGY; this is translated from the coding sequence ATGAATCGAAAATTTAAAACGATAGCCTTCATTTCGCTATTGTTCATTACTACCGGCATCCAGGCCCAGGTAGGCAAATATGTATGGAAAGATTCCACAGAGGGTGGATATACTTATAAGTATGTGACTAACGACCCTATTCGCACCCGTTTTTACACATTAAAAAATGGTCTCACTGTTATCCTCAGCGTCAATAACAAACAGCCCCGTATTCAGACATACATTGCTACCAAGGCTGGAAGTAAAACAGATCCTAAAGATCATACCGGATTGGCGCATTATCTCGAGCATATGCTATTTAAAGGTACCGATAAGTTTGGTAGTCTCGATTGGTCGAAAGAAAAACCACTGTTGGATCAGGTTGACAATCTGTATGAAAAGTATAATCATACAACAGATGCTAATGAACGGGCGGCGATTTATAAAGAAATTGATCGCGTATCCGGTGAGGCATCTAAATATGCGATTCCTAATGAGTACGACAAGCTGATGAGTAGTATGGGCTCCAAGGGGACCAATGCGTTTACATCTTTTGAACAGACAGTATACGTGGAAGACATTCCTAATAATGTGCTCGATAAATATTTGACAGTTCAGGCCGAGCGCTTCAGGAATCCCATACTGCGTTTATTCCATACTGAACTGGAATCGGTTTACGAAGAGAAAAATATCAGTTTGGATAACGACAATAGAAAATCTATTGAAACTATTTTTGCAGCCATGTTTCCAAAAAATAATTATGGTAAACAAACTGTTTTAGGTTCTGTAGAACATCTTAAAAACCCTTCACTAAAAGCAATACGCGAATATTACAATACGTATTATGTGCCTAATAACATGGGGGTGATTATGTCCGGTGATTTTAATCCCACCGAGGTTGTTCAACGTATTGACAAGGCATTTTCCTCCATGAAACCCAAAGCTGTTCCGGCCTACACTTTTGATAAGGAACAGGCTATTACGAGTCCCATTACTAGAACTGTCATGGGACCGACAGCAGAATATCTGCTTCTGGGGTTCCGTTTTCCAGGGGCTGCCGATCCTGACGCACAAATTCTGAATCTTATGGCCAACGTGCTTACCAATGGCTCCGCAGGATTGATTGATTTGAATCTGGTTAAATCGCAAAAGTTATTGGGTGCAGGTGCATTTCCCTATGTATTGAAAGATTATTCCATGTTGATTCTTCAAGGGAATCCAAGTTCAGGTCAGAGCCTTGATGATGTGAAGAGCCTATTGCTGAGTGAGCTCGACAAATTACGAAAAGGCCAATTTTCAGATGATCTGTTGACCTCTATCGTGAATAATGAAAAGAAAGCGCAGATCAAGTTATTTGATAATTATACCAGCACTGCTGAGCAACTCATGTCAGGCTTCACATCGGAGGTTGATTGGGCAAAAGAATTGGGATATACCGATCGTTTATCAAAAATTACAAAAGAAGATATCATACGTTTCGCTAATAAGTATTTGTCTGATGTCAACTATGTTGCTGTCTATAAACAAAAAGGGCAGGATAGCAAAGTGGATAAAGTAGTCAAACCGACCATTACACCAATTACTGTTAACCGAAATGTTGAATCTGCCTTTTTGAAGCAGATCAACGCGATGCCTGAGCAGGATATCAAACCTAAATGGATTGATTTCTCAAAAGATATGTCAACAGCTAAATTGAAAGATCTAGAAGTGTTGGCCGTTCAAAATAAAAATAATGAGTTGTTTAGCCTTACCTATCATTTTGATTTTGGAAGCTGGGACAATAAATTATTAGGCCTTGCAGTGGGATATTTAGAGTTTTTGGGCACCAAAGATAAGAGTAGCGAAGACTTTAGTAAGGCATTTTACAAATTGGCATCAGACTTTTCAGTCTCTTCAGGAAATGAGGAAAGTAGTGTTTCTGTTTCCGGGCTAAATAGTAATTTCGCAGCAACCGTAGACTTGTTGCAAGACCTTATGCACAATTGTGTAGTCGATGAGCAAGCATTCAAATCTTATATTGAACGCGTCAAAAAGTCGCGGGCTAATGCCAAGGAGAATAAGGCGGCCATCATGGAAGGATTAAAAGCTTATGCACGTTATGGCGGCAAAAACCCATTTAATTATACCTACACCGACCAGGAACTAGATGAGCTGAAGGCATCTGACCTCGTAGCTGTCTTACATAATCTGGCGAACGCTAAACATCGCATATTATACTATGGTCCGCACAGGGTGACTGATCTGGTAAAAAACCTGAAGCCTTTAAAACATCATGATTTGCCTTACTATGCGATTAAGAAAGGGATGAAATTTGCGGAAAAGCCAACAAGCGATAATAAAGTTTTGTTTGCGCAGTATGCGATGAAGCAGGCAGAAGTTTTCTGGATCCGTAATTCAGGATTGTTTGATAAAAACCAAATACCCACAGTGGCCTTCTTCAACGGTTATTTTGGAGGCGGTATGGGAAGTATTGTTTTTCAGACGCTACGGGAGTCCAAAGCTTTGGCCTATACTACTTATGCTTACTATGGACAGTCTCAGAAAAAGGAAAATCACGGTATGGTGGGGGCGTATATAGGCACGCAATCCGATAAGTTTAAAGATGCAGTTGGTGGTATGAATGAACTTTTGAATGAGCTGCCGGAATCGAAAATTGGCGTAGAATCAATTCGTACCAATTTGCTGAAATCATTGGCAAGTGAACGAATTAGTGGGGCAGGAATTCTTTCAAGCTATTTAGCCGCACAAAGACGTGGACTTACAGAGGACTCTCGAAAAATAATTTTTGAGAAGCTTCCTCAGCTGACATTTTCAGATCTCAAATCATTTCATATCGAAAATATCAGTCGTAAACCTTATGTCTACTGTATTGTAGGGGATGAAAAGGACTTAAATGGAGACATGATGTCTGGATTGGGAAATGTCAAAAAGTTAACTCTTGATGAAATATTTGGATATTAA
- a CDS encoding glycosyltransferase family 9 protein, giving the protein MFKIAIFRALHLGDLLCSIPAIGALKFNYPNAKLYFIGLPHMRALMKRYDCIDEYIDFPGHPALPEIPYDPNELARFILRMQAENFDLLVQMQGDGTIVNDFLTQFRAKRLVGFTPLAAVGDSDWLTYPNHLHEVERHLALVRFLGIQVVSSTMYYPMFPADWAAYEPIKSEMVPPFVIVHVGSRDEARRWPIENFAHLARHMYNKGYQIILTGVPAERILVDKLQRLLEFPTVNLCSKLDLGMLGCLLKEASLLLCNCTGISHVAAALQTRSVVISMDGEPKRWGPLNKKLHTTFDLTVPVAMAQIEREINRLLP; this is encoded by the coding sequence ATGTTCAAAATCGCTATCTTTCGTGCACTTCACTTGGGGGATCTCCTGTGCTCCATACCGGCGATAGGCGCGCTAAAATTTAATTATCCAAACGCAAAACTTTACTTTATTGGCCTGCCGCATATGCGCGCATTAATGAAGCGTTATGATTGCATTGACGAATATATTGATTTCCCGGGGCATCCAGCGCTTCCGGAAATACCATACGACCCTAATGAATTGGCCCGGTTCATCCTTCGCATGCAAGCGGAAAATTTCGACTTGCTCGTCCAGATGCAAGGAGATGGAACTATAGTTAACGATTTTTTAACACAATTCCGTGCAAAGCGATTGGTCGGATTTACACCGTTAGCCGCTGTAGGAGATTCGGATTGGCTTACCTATCCGAACCACCTACACGAGGTAGAGCGACATTTGGCACTCGTCCGTTTTTTAGGTATTCAAGTTGTATCGAGCACGATGTACTATCCCATGTTTCCAGCGGACTGGGCAGCGTATGAGCCCATAAAATCCGAAATGGTACCACCATTTGTTATCGTGCACGTAGGAAGCAGGGACGAGGCGAGGCGTTGGCCGATCGAAAATTTTGCCCATTTAGCCAGGCACATGTACAATAAGGGATATCAGATTATATTGACAGGAGTACCCGCCGAGCGAATACTGGTGGATAAACTACAGCGTTTACTGGAATTTCCCACAGTCAATCTTTGCTCCAAGCTGGATTTAGGTATGTTGGGCTGCCTGCTAAAAGAGGCCTCTTTGTTACTTTGCAACTGTACCGGCATTTCGCATGTCGCTGCGGCATTGCAGACAAGGAGCGTTGTCATTAGTATGGACGGGGAACCAAAGCGCTGGGGGCCGCTCAATAAAAAGCTGCACACCACATTTGACCTAACTGTACCCGTCGCCATGGCACAGATTGAACGTGAAATCAACCGTCTTCTTCCATGA
- a CDS encoding TlpA family protein disulfide reductase yields MKKISIILGLVALLCTAQAQNKKAVTLQERLAALTEIKDTKALQSALKKLERSKEEADRMVAYWYYYGQKNEEKIDAVQQAVMRDFPNGQLSIQEKLKEINSIKSLAERDFQFQALLKEYPNAPVSFDMYNMANAYAAEGNVEKMIQYATSYADRALDRNGNHLDKAWVLSNCAQILSRSNPQAALPYLEDGLAYHRSDLSKPELGDTEQIRKERRRRGEQAYYILLSSYADALGRAERAAESLQLVAAVRQELMLKPSTEQGNLEIMDGAYLNALLANKKYADALPYLEEQYIKGHTGVVTVDLLQKGYVERKGSSEGYEEYQAALDKTKIANAEAEMMKKLVSKDAPDFELKDLDGKTVRLADLRGKVVVLDFWATWCGPCKASFPAMQKAVDQYKDDKNVRFLFLHTWERGGGDATVNAKKYVIDNKYNFEVLMDLRDPSTKESAVAQAYKVDGIPTKIIIDPQGRIRFETSGFSGDEATAVKELSAMIEFARKS; encoded by the coding sequence ATGAAAAAAATCAGCATTATACTAGGTCTAGTTGCACTGTTGTGTACAGCACAGGCACAGAATAAAAAAGCAGTTACGCTTCAGGAACGCCTGGCTGCTTTAACGGAGATAAAAGATACCAAAGCATTGCAGTCAGCTTTAAAAAAATTGGAGCGAAGTAAAGAAGAAGCCGACAGAATGGTGGCGTACTGGTATTACTATGGACAGAAAAATGAAGAAAAGATAGACGCGGTTCAGCAGGCAGTTATGCGAGATTTTCCGAACGGTCAACTTTCAATTCAGGAGAAGTTAAAAGAAATTAATAGCATTAAGTCGCTTGCCGAACGCGACTTTCAATTTCAAGCGCTTTTGAAGGAGTATCCCAATGCTCCTGTAAGTTTTGATATGTACAACATGGCCAATGCCTATGCTGCCGAAGGGAATGTTGAAAAGATGATCCAATATGCTACGTCTTATGCGGATAGAGCTTTGGACCGAAACGGCAACCATTTGGATAAAGCATGGGTTTTATCCAACTGTGCGCAAATTTTGAGCAGGAGTAACCCCCAAGCCGCCCTACCATACCTCGAGGATGGTCTTGCCTACCATAGATCCGATCTTTCCAAACCAGAGTTGGGAGATACCGAGCAGATCCGAAAGGAACGCCGTCGTCGAGGAGAGCAGGCATATTATATTTTGCTTAGTAGCTATGCCGATGCTTTAGGAAGAGCGGAAAGAGCAGCCGAAAGCTTACAACTCGTTGCAGCCGTGAGGCAAGAGTTGATGCTCAAACCGTCGACGGAGCAGGGTAATCTGGAGATTATGGATGGAGCCTATTTAAATGCCCTACTGGCCAACAAAAAATATGCAGATGCGCTTCCGTATCTCGAAGAACAGTATATCAAAGGTCATACTGGCGTTGTAACTGTCGATCTGTTGCAAAAAGGATACGTCGAAAGAAAAGGATCGTCGGAGGGATATGAGGAATATCAAGCTGCGTTAGACAAAACCAAAATAGCGAATGCTGAAGCCGAAATGATGAAAAAACTAGTATCAAAAGACGCACCCGACTTTGAATTGAAGGATTTAGACGGTAAAACTGTGCGACTGGCTGATTTACGTGGAAAAGTCGTCGTGCTCGATTTTTGGGCTACTTGGTGCGGTCCATGCAAGGCATCCTTTCCAGCTATGCAGAAAGCGGTAGATCAATACAAAGACGATAAAAACGTTCGCTTTTTGTTCTTGCACACTTGGGAACGAGGTGGGGGGGATGCTACGGTCAATGCCAAGAAGTATGTCATTGACAATAAATACAATTTCGAAGTGTTGATGGATCTGCGTGATCCATCAACGAAGGAGAGTGCTGTAGCGCAAGCCTACAAAGTAGACGGAATTCCAACAAAGATAATCATCGATCCACAGGGACGTATCCGGTTCGAAACATCAGGCTTTTCTGGCGACGAGGCGACCGCGGTGAAGGAACTTTCTGCCATGATTGAGTTTGCGCGAAAGAGTTAA
- a CDS encoding fasciclin domain-containing protein: MKMKSILWAAATAATLLGSTYMSHAQTKEKTVTVGGAPMYPSKNIIENAVNSKDHTTLVTAVKAAGLVETLQGPGPFTVLAPTNDAFAKVPKEALNNLMLPENKAQLTSILTYHVIPGKWNAPQIVQAIKDGKGTYVTKSVQGGNLTFWMKGKDVYVKDAKGNSAKVTVADVNQSNGVIHVIDAVLMP, translated from the coding sequence ATGAAAATGAAATCAATCTTATGGGCGGCTGCCACAGCAGCAACATTATTGGGAAGCACTTATATGAGCCACGCTCAAACAAAGGAAAAAACTGTTACGGTAGGTGGTGCACCGATGTATCCTTCCAAAAACATTATTGAGAATGCAGTCAATTCTAAAGATCACACAACGTTGGTTACTGCAGTAAAGGCTGCAGGCCTTGTGGAAACCTTACAGGGACCAGGTCCTTTTACAGTTTTGGCTCCTACGAATGATGCTTTTGCTAAAGTACCCAAAGAGGCTCTAAATAATTTAATGCTGCCAGAAAACAAGGCGCAATTAACTTCAATATTGACCTATCACGTGATTCCTGGGAAATGGAACGCGCCACAGATCGTTCAAGCAATTAAGGATGGCAAAGGAACTTATGTAACCAAATCAGTCCAAGGTGGCAACCTTACTTTTTGGATGAAAGGGAAAGACGTATATGTAAAAGACGCAAAAGGTAATAGCGCAAAAGTAACGGTTGCTGACGTCAATCAATCGAATGGGGTAATCCATGTGATAGATGCTGTATTGATGCCTTAA